The DNA segment GGCGACCGTTGCTGCAAGTCCGTCGCGAATCCTTGCGAGCCGGCCTTCGCGAGATCGGACAACCATGGCGAGAGGACGCCAGCAACCAACTCACGCACTACACCCGCAATTGGATTCGCCGTGATGTGCTGCCGCTCGTCGAGAGTCGATACCCGAACGTGGTTGAAGCGATCCATCGTGCAGGAACCCTGCAACGTGAAACGAACGAGATGGTTCGCCGGATGGCTGATCAGTGGCTAGAAAGATACTCGGAATTGGATGACAACCGATGGACCGTTCACACCGAGCGACTGTCGCGATCGACCAACTCCGATTTTTCAACAGCCCAATCAACCAACAGCGTCCACTGGGCGACCGAACGGCCGATCATCGTCGCGGCGAGCCAACTGGCGTGGGATCGCCTGGGTTGGCCTCGCGGTTCCATGACGATGGATCACTGGCAACGACTGTCGATGCTGATTCATGCTGACTCGCAATCAATCTCCCCAACGGCAGATTCTTCAGCCGGCCAAGCCGACGATGCCGCGAACCATGGCGGTCATCTTCCCGGCGGCATCTCTCTTTGCGTTCAAGCGGATCGCTTGGTGCTACGAAGCGAATGACGAGCAAGGTGTCGGTTGATCGACACAATCCGGTCGACCGAACCAGCCCGATCAAACGGCCCATCACGTCGTCGGTTTGACTTCTGCAGCACGCAATCGGTGTTTGGTTGGGGGCCTGACACGAAGCTGAGAGTTACGGTTCCCAAAGGAACCCGCGCGGATCGACCGCGGACCTCTGATTAATTGCTTGCTACCGCGTCTGGCTGACACCTCATGATTCATGTCCAACACCTGACGAAGGCTTACGAAGACCTTCGTCGGGGACGTTTCTTAGCCGTTGACCACATTTCGTTTTGTGTCCAACCAGGAGAAATCTTTGGACTGCTCGGTCCCAACGGAGCCGGCAAAACAACTGTGCTGCGAATCCTTTCGACCGTGCTGCGTCCCAGTTCTGGCATCGCAACGATCGACGGCTACGACGTTTCGCATGAGCCCGCCGAGGTCCGTCGCCGCATCGGTTTTGTCAGCAACAACACCGCGATTTATGACCGAATGACGGCCTGGGAAATGGTCGGCTACTTTGGACGGCTTCACGGCATGCAACGCGACGAGTTGAACGATCGACTCGAAAAGCTGTTCGGCCAACTTCGCATGAACGAATTTCGCGACGTGCCCGGCAGCAAAATGTCCACGGGGATGCAGCAAAAGGTTTCCATCGCACGGGCCTTGGTGCACGACCCTCCCGTGCTGGTCTTTGACGAAGCGACCCTGGGTCTGGACGTGTTGGTTGCTCGCAATCTGTTGGAAGTCATTCGCGAACTACGCGAAGCAGGCAAGTGCCTGATCTTTTCGACTCACATCATGAGCGAAGTCGAACGTTTGTGCGATCGAATCGCGATCATGCATCGTGGCCGCATCCTGGATTCAGGAACGCTGGGTGAACTGGTCGACCGGCACGAAGAAGAGAACTTCGAGGAACTTTTCTTCTCACTGCTCAACGAACATGAAACGGCAGAAGCAAACGAACAAAACGAAGGGCTGGGAAGCAATCCATCCCCGACTGAAACGCTCGCTACCACGGAGGCTGTTCGATGAGTGAATCGTCCAAACAAAAACGCGAACGAGCTGCCAAGGTCAACCGACCACGACTCGAAACGATTGGCTTGATCTACGCGCGTGAGATGCGAGATCAATTGCGAGACCGTCGAACGCTGTTCACGATCATCGTCTTGCCGATCTTACTGTATCCCATCGTCGGAATGCTGCTGTTGCAGATCGCTCAGTTCACTCAACAGCACCCAATTTCGGTCTGCGTGATCGGAATGGAACATGTCCAATCGGCCGCGGTCGGCGACATTCCACCGCTGCTGGTTGAAAAGGAAGCCGAAGAGGAAACGAACAAACCGGAAAAGGCGTTGCCGCAATATCGATTCGCCGACGCGGTATCCGAAGGCGTTCAAAATGTGAACGTGACGACGTATCAAACCAGCGAACTGCAACGCACCGGCGATTTGAGCGAACGAAGTGAAACCTGGGTTCGCGATGGGATCTATGACTGCGTGGTTTGCTTTGAAACGCCTTTGTCAGGAGTCGACCTAACGCAGCCCAATCAACAGGGAACGATCGGACTGTTTTACAACGTTGCATCCGATCAATCGTTGGTCGCCCGAGAACGCATGGCGTCGATCTTGAATCGTTGGCGCGGCACATGGGTTCGCAATCGATTGTCATCCGCAGGGATGGAGCTTTCGGTATTGGACCCGTTCCAAGTTCGTGACGTCGACATCGCACCGGAACGAACTCGCGAGGCCGCGTTCTGGAGCAAACTTCTGCCGTTCATCATGCTGATCTGGGCAATGACCGGTGCGTTCTATCCCGCGATCGACTTGGTCGCCGGTGAGAAAGAACGCGGCACTTTGGAAACATTGCTCTGCAGCCCCACGCTTCGAAGCGAAATCGTCTGGGGCAAACTCGGCGCCGTGATGTCATTCAGCATGATGACCGCGATCCTGAATGCTTGTTCGATGCTGGTAACCAGCACGTTCGTGTTCAACCAAATCGCGATCGGTCCCGCCGGCGGATCCATGGGGACGCCGCCGTTGATTCCGATGCTGTGGTTGTTTGTCGCGCTCGTTCCTTTGTCAGCGTTGTTCAGTGCATTGGCCCTCGCGGTCGCTGCGATGGCACGCAGCAGCAAAGAAGGCCAGTACTACTTGATGCCGTTGATGATGCTGACGCTGCCGCTTGTGCTGCTTCCCATGTTGCCAGGCACAACGCTCAGCCTCGGCACCAGCTTGATCCCCGTGACAGGAATGTTCCTGCTCGTTCGAACGTTGGTTGAAGGACACATGTTCGAAGCGCTCACGTACGTTCCGACCGTCGCACTTGTCACCGGCATCTGCTTGTGGATGGCCGTCCAATGGGCTCGGCGTCAATTCGAATCCGAATCCGTTTTGTTCGGCGACGGCGATCAATGGGAACTCGGAGCATGGTTCCGACACCTTTGGCGTGACCGCCAATTGGCCGCCACTCCCACCGTCGCGTTTGGCTGCGGAGCCGTCGTTCTGGTTGGACTGTTCTTTGGCAAGTTGGCAGTGACCGAGATGCCAACCACGTTCTCAGGAATCGCAACGCTGGTCCTGATCCCGCAACTTGGATTGATCCTGGGCCCCACGTTGTTGATGTCGATCATGCTGACAACATCACTTCGCACCAGCCTGCGGCTCAGCCTTCCGAGCTGGCGAACTTGGCCTGTGATCGGTGTGCTGTGCGTCATGCTTCATCCGCTGTACATCCAATTGGCAGGATGGATCAGCACGATGTATCCGCTCAGCGATCAGGCTGTTGAAGCCATGCTGCCATTCACCCAGCAGATCGCATCGGCACCATGGACATCCGTGATTCTGTTGATGGCATTCGTCCCTGCGATCTGCGAAGAGATCACGTTCCGTGGATTCATCTTCGGTGGACTGGTTCGTGGCGGTCATCCGCTGCGAGCTGTGTTGGTCACCGCATTGATGTTTGGTATCTCACACGGTGTTCTTCAACAATCAATCTCAGCGACCTTCATGGGAATGTTGCTCGGCTGGATCGCTCTTCGAACCGGTAGCGTGCTGCCGGGCATCGCGATTCACTTTTCCAACAACGCGATGTCAGCATCACTCCAGCGTGTCGCCGAATTGGATCTGCCAGTCATGAACGAACTGATTCAAAACACTGCCAATGGGCCAGCGTACCATCCTTACTGGACCGCTTGTTGCTTCATCGTGTCAGCGGCATGTCTGGCCGGAATCTACCGGATCACGCAAGACGTGGACTCCATCAACAGCAGCGATGCATTGGCCGACCGAGTGATCCTGGGCGGCAACGCAACGGACCCATCACTCAAACGACTGACAGCTGCGACTCAGTGACCAACGCCTTGACCGTCTACCAATACCCACGCGACTGCGGTGCGTCGCTGGGAACTGGAGCCGATTGAAAGCCGCTGATTCGACCAGAGATTCGCGGTGCGTTTTCGCCGATGGGTTGTCCCGATTCATCGAACTGTGGCGAACCGGGAATACTTCCGACGGAATCGTTCAGGGTAAGTGGGCCACGCGGCGGTTGCAGCAACCAAAGCATCTCCAACGTCTGCCCGGACACCGGTACCGACACGCTGTGAGGAGCCGCAAACAGACGCATCAGTTGCGTCGCGGCAATCTGCTGCGGACCGGTCATCACAATTGGCTGGCCTCCGGCGCACAACATGGTTCCCGGTGGCATCTTTTCAAACCCACGCTGGCTGTTGCACAAGCCTTCCATGGCGAGTTTGCCATCGTACAAATCGAAGTCGATCGCGATCAAATCAAATTGAAAGTCTTCGGGAACGGCGGTGGACAATTGGCATCCCAAGTCTTCGGCCAATCGCGGCAACAACGATGCCGAGATCCAACCGCGAGAAACCTGGACCACTCCGTCCACATCGACCACGCCTCCGCGAACAATCTGGCAACGGTTCAATTGCAACGACGCTTTGCCAACCAAACGGTGCGGCAAGAACTCAGTCATCCTCGCGAGGTCGATGTTCTCGATCCGAGCGCTGCTGAGATCCAACATCCAGTTCAATCCGCCGGCCCCGCCGCCATATTGATTGGGTACCTGAGCGAGCTTCGCGGCTCCGTGAAACGTTGCTTCGTCGCCAAGTTTTTGAAACGCGGGATGATAACCAGCCAGCCAAGCCAGCGGTGCGTTCAGCTCACCCGTCCGCAACGAAACAATCGTCCGAGGTTGAGCCTCATCGCGACGCCGCTTGATTTCGATTTCCATCGGCTCGATGTCCGGACGCTCACCCGCCAACATGCAACTCAGCATTGCCGTGACCTGTTTCTCGTCCGGCAAAATGGTTCCGTCTAAATCGCGAATCGTGAGCTGCGAATGAGCGGATTGGATGGTCAGGTCATCAGCCGCCAACCGGATCGGATTCATTGTGTGTTCGGGTCGGCAGAGGAACCGGTCGTGCACCAGCTGCCAAACGTCATCAAGGTACTCTGCACGGATCTCGGGTTGGCTCAACCGCACGACGGTTCGATTGTCTTCTTGAACCCAAGAAACAATCCGGATGCGGCCGATCGATTGTTTGGTCTCGTTGTCTCGCAATTGGACGTCGCCCAGCTGCCACGTCGATGGGCTGACACGTTCGAGCGAACCGATGCGAACATCCAAACCTGTCTGCAAAGCCAGCGAGGCTTCGGTCGCGAGAACGCATCGACGGTGATACCACGGCGACCACAACACCAAAATGATCAACATCGTCACGCAGGTCGGAACCGCGCAGCAGGCAACGAACAAACTTCGAGCCACGGCTCGCATCGTCCGTTCGTGCATTCGGCGAATCCTTCGCGCTGCATGTGCTGGGTTGACGAAAACGTTTTCTCAACGAGGCATCGCGTCCGCCGCCATCGATGGCTGGCATCCGCGTTAGGCAATTTGCCGATTGGCTTTTGAGACCTCGTTGAGTCTCCGTTTCACGATTGCGACCATACTCAACTCGTTCCGCGAAAGGACAGATCGAAACGGGCTGGATTTTGTTTCGGTGGACGACCATTTCACGCTCGCAAACCATCGTGAAACTCGTCTTCGCGAGGTTCGCTCAAACAAGAAACGAAGAAGTCGTGAAACTGACGTGAGAAGAAACCATCTTTTGCTCAGGCATCAAAATTCAACCTACACGCGGGATAGCCCTCACCACGATGGAAGCGAATGCTGGCGAGAGGCTTGCTAGCATTCAAACGAACAATCCAGTGGGCACAACTCCGGCCAGAATTCATCGACGAAGCAAGCCGTAGCGGAAGATGCATCCGAGAGCAGCGACGCCATCACGCCAACCGATCTTTTTGCCTTCGTCGTACCAACGATGGTGATAGCGAATCGGCCGTTCCGTGAAACGCAGATTCTTTCTGGCCCAACGTGCCGTCACTTCGATCTCGATTCCGAATCGATTTTCTTTCAGCTTTGGCAGGATGTCCAAAAAGTTTTCACGGCTAGCCATCTTGTAACAGGTCTCGACGTCACTCAGCCGCGGACCAATCGCGACACTGGCCAACCACGAGATGAACCCGTTGACGGCTTGGTGCCACCAAGGAGAGACCTGGCGGTCGCAATGGCCGTAACGCGTGCCGTAAACCACGTCGGCTTCACCAGCCAACAATGGCTGCAACATGACCCGAAAGTCACCTGGATCGTATTCGCTGTCGGCATCCTGAATCACGATCACGTCGCCTTCCGCCGCTTCAATGGCAGTGCGGATTGCCGCACCTTTGCCACGGTTTTCGGGATGACGAAGCAACGTGACTTGGTGGTCATTTTGACATTGTTCGAGGGTTTCCCCTGAGCCATCGTTCGATCCGTCGTCGACCACGATGATTTGCATCGGTAGTCCGGTGTTGCGCAGTGAGTTGAGCACCGATTCAACGGTGGAGCATTCGTTGTAGACAGGAACGATCACCGACAAACGAAACTGATCTGGCAGCGGATAGATCGAAAGCGCGCGACAAGCATCGGGGCCAATCGTTTGACGCATGCGAGCAACGTATTCGTCGCTGAACCAATAGCCGGGATCAACGGCTGAATCGACACCCAATGACGGGGGATTCAATTGCGGTTGCGATTCGTCCGATACGACATCGGAAGGCGCATTCAATTCGTTCACGTGCGTTCACCGGATGTTGCATCAACGACTGAAACGTCATCGAGTTCGTCCTTCGGACAACATGCAACAACAAAGAAAAGGAAACCTGTTTGCGCACATCATACGACACTTCGCATCGTCGATGTTGTTGCTTCGCATCCACGAATGGAAGTGAGTTGCTTCCCAAGTTGGTTGACAAAAAAAACTTCACTCGAACGAGTCGCATTTTCCAATGTCAAATCAATCGACCGGTCGACGCGAATGATTTTTTGATGACTTTGTTGTTGACATTGATCGACCGTCACGCCAAATTTTCGCTCGCTTGACCCACACATCTTCGATCCCCACACACACTTGTGCGGCGGTTGCATTGAACGTTCTGTTCAACCGATTGTGGTCGATGATTTGTCTCTTCTAACGGAGTGTGTTCGATGCGGTTTGCCAGAGTTCCTTTTCAGTCTGTCAATCACCGATCGCCCCACACTTTCTTCGACGTTTCCCCTTGGCAAGCGGGGTCGCCATCCGGCGTCATTTGATTGACTCGGCATTTTTCCATTGACTAAATCATGGCGAAGGGCCTCGCCATGTTTTTGTTCGTCACAACGATTGTGAACGATTCACGGGAGACGGTTTGGACTCCACGTCGTCGCTTCATTGCTTCGATTGACACGGACGTCACTCCCTTCATTTCGATGTTGCCCAACGATGCTTCTTGATTTCTCTCACGCAATCAAGGTGCATTGGTGAACTTGAATTCCGATCGCCGACAAGGATTGTTTGCATCGGGTAACAATTTGAATTGGTAGCACAGCGAAGCCAGTTTTGCATGAAGCAAAACTGGCTCGTTTTTTTATCTTCGCGTTCACTCGCACGAAGGACGTTTTCTCACGTCCTGCAAACCCCAAAATTCACGGTCCGCTTGCAGACCGTAGAATTGAGGCTCAAAGCAGCGCCACCTCTGCCGATCGAGGAATCGCGGCTGCCGCCATTTTGCGGGCTGGTTGGCCACAAACGCCGCACCCGTGCCCTCTTGACGCTCCGTCGATGGATGCCACCATAAGCGAAGATTTCACCCCGCCCGTCCCCGCTCTCCTTTACCCCCAAGAAATCCCATGCGTCGCGCGAAAATCACCATTGTCGGAGCCGGAAACGTCGGTGCCACCTGTGCTCATTGGTGCGCGGCAGCCGAACTCGGCGATGTCGTTCTGTTGGACATTCCCCGCACCGAGGACATGCCTCGCGGCAAGGCTTTGGACCTAATGCAAGCCTCACCGATCATGGGGTTTGATTCGAACATCGTCGGCACGACCGACTACGCCGACACAGCCGACAGCGACGTGATCGTTGTCACCGCCGGCCTACCACGCAAACCCGGCATGAGCCGCGATGACTTGTTGGCCACCAACGCGAAAATTGTGACCAGCGTTGCGGAAGAAATCAAAGCGACCAGCCCCAACGCGGTGATCATCGTCGTCAGCAACCCGCTCGACGCGATGGTTCAGCAGATGTTCAAAGTCACCGGCTTCGAACCCGCCAAAGTCATCGGCCAAGCTGGCGTCTTGGACACCGCTCGATACCGAACATTCCTGGCAATGGAATTGGGCGTCAGTGTCGAAGACATCAGCGCATTGTTGATGGGTGGACACGGCGACACGATGGTGCCGATCCCAAGCTGCACCAGCGTTGGCGGCATCCCGATCACTCAACTGATCTCGAAAGAACGCCTGGACGAAATCGTCGACCGAACTCGCAAGGGCGGAGCCGAAATCGTATCTCTGCTGAAAACCGGCAGCGCTTACTACGCTCCCGCCGCGGCCTGTGCCCAAATGGTCGAAGCGATCGTCAAAGACAAGAAGCGAGTCATTCCTGTCGCCGCTTACTGCGATTCGGAATACGGCGTCGGTGGCTACTACGTCGGCGTCCCGGTTGTCCTGGGCAGCGGTGGTGTGGAACGCATCATCGAATTGTCGCTGACCGACGAAGAAACCAAGGCCTTCCAAAACAGCGTCGACGCGGTCAAATCGCTCGTTTCGACCATGGACGGACTGCTCGCTGAGTAGCGATGAGAATCTGAATGCTATGAAGTATTCGGATGGATCGCACCAGATAGGCTGATTTGACAATCGCCAACGGATCAATCCGCCAGTTTTGTCTGGCGGGTTGCCTTCTCTCTTTCCGTTGATCGGTTAACCTAGACTGGCCCGCCCCCGTCGAGGGAGCGGTCTCCCATTCGCTTGAATCTCCTCGGAGCCTTCCCGATGAAACGCAGTTGTTTCCACCTTTTGATGGCTGCCGCGTTGGCTGTCGTTTCCGTCTCGGCCCACGCCCAAGACGAAGAACTTCCCAAGGCATCGCCCGCGAAAGCCGAACCGACCAAGGCGGCTCCGGTTCAAGACGCAGGCCTATCGTCCAAGGCTCGGCCACTCAGTGTGACCGTTGGTTTGGTCAACGATTCCAAAATCGAAGGCACGCTGACCGACACGACTCAGTTGCAAATGCAAACGTCGTTTGGCACCGCCAGCATTCCGTTGTCGGAAGTTGCCGGCATCCGATTCGCCTCTGCCAACGACGCGACCACCACCGTCGTCATGCTCAATGGTGACTCGATCACCGGAGCAACAGACGTCAAACTCATCACGGTCGAAACCGAATGGGGCACGGCGTCGATCAATGGACCCAGCATCGCGTCGCTGATGTTTGTTCCCGGCCTCAGCTGGAACCCATCCGACGGGCTAAATGGAAAACGCTGGAACCTCAGCGACATCCAAAAGAAGGACACTCCCCAACGCCCTTCGACGAATCCATCGAATACCCCGAGCACTCGTCCATCTGGCACACAACGTCCCGCGGCTGTCAGCACACCATCGTTCAATCAACCGTTCTTTCCGAACCGGTGAACCTCGGTGACCCGTTCGCGGTCAATCAAACTCCACGACGTCCAACCCAACATCCCATTTCGGCTTCGCCCGGAATGGGATGTTGTCGTGAAATGACTACAATGCCTGCTCCCCCGACTGCTCATCCAACATTCTTCTCCGAGTTGATTCGTTGCTATACCGTCCCGCGCTTTCCAAGATGAAACCGTATGTCCCGGGGGAACAACCTCCGCCGGGCAAATTCATCAAGCTCAACACAAACGAGAACCCGTATCCACCACCGGCGCCGGTTGTCTCCGCGATCCAAGCCGCCGCGACCGGCCCGCTGAATCGCTACCCCGACCCGATGGCGACTTCTTTCCGACGAGCCGCCGCGAATGCCTTGGGATTGCCTGGACCGGAATGGGTCCTGGCCGGTAACGGCAGCGACGAAATCCTGACATTGCTCGTTCGTGGATTCGTCGGTGAGGGCGAATCGCTGCGTCTGCCTTACCCCAGTTACATCCTGTATCGCACTTTGGCCGATATCCAAGGTGCAAACTGGGAACAAGTCCCGTTCAACGATCCTTGGGAACTTCCACAGTCGTTCGGCGAGAATCGCGACGACCTGAAACTCGTGCTGTTGCCCAATCCGAACAGCCCCAGCGGGACGATCGTTTCCAAAAGCCAGATCGCTGAACTATCGAGCTCACTGGACTGCCCACTGGTCGTCGACGAAGCCTACGCCGACTTCGCGGAAGACAATTGTCTCGACCTTGTCCAATCCGATGAGAACATCCTCGTCACGCGAACGCTTAGCAAGTCGTATGGGTTGGCGGGCATTCGATTTGGCTTCCTCGTCGCGCAGCCGCAGGTGATCGCGGAACTGACCAAAATCAAAGACAGCTACAACTGCGACGCGATCTCCATCGCCGCCGCGACCGCAGCGATGGGATGCCAAGATTGGTTGTCCGATGTGATTGCAAAAATGAATGTCACTCGCGAACGGATGACGCAGCGTTTGCGAACACTCGGGTTCGACGTGACACCATCGCACGCGAATTTCGTGTGGTGCCGCCATCCCGAAGGAAAACACGCGGAAATTCACCAGTATCTCAAACAAAGCCAGATCCTGATCCGATACATGGACTTTCCCGACTGGGGCGATGGACTGCGAATCAGCGTCGGGACCGACGAACAGATCGATGCGTGCTTGTTGATGATCGAGCGAGCGATGCAGTCACTCAACTTTTCTCTTCCCGCCCGAGCGGACTCAACATGACCTCTTCCAATTCCAACTCGTCACGCGAAGTCAGCCTCGAACGCAAGACTGGCGAGACCGAAATCAAACTCTCTGTCAATCTTGATGGCAGCGGTGCGGGAAAACGAAACTCCGGAATCGGCTTCCTTGACCACATGCTGGATCTGCTGGCCAAACACGCGTTGATTGACTTGACCGTGGAAGCCAAAGGTGACTTGCACGTCGACGATCACCACACTGCCGAAGACATCGGCATCGCTCTCGGCACCGCGGTTGACGAAGCCCTCGGCAACCGCGCGGGCGTGCGTCGATACGGCCACTTCACGTTGCCGATGGATGAATGCTTGGTTACATCGGCGGTCGACATGGGTGGACGCTATGCGTTCGAATACAACGCTCCCATCGCGGCATCCAAGATTGGCACCTTCGACAGCGAATTGGTCGAACACTTTTGGCAATCCTTCGCCGTCAATGCGAAGTGCAACTTACATGTCTTGTTGCACTACGGAAGCAACGCTCACCACATCAGCGAGTGTGTCTTCAAGGCGACCGCGAGAGCAATCCGCATGGCAGTCGAGAGCGACCCTCGCAGCGATGCCATCCCGAGCACGAAGGGCGTGCTGTAAGCGACCGAGCAGAACTGTTCAGCAGCAATGAATTGCTGCATTACTCACTCAGTTGAACGCAAACTTTGCAGGACTCGCTCGACCCAATTCCAACGCTCGGGATCCTCACATCGAAA comes from the Rhodopirellula bahusiensis genome and includes:
- the mdh gene encoding malate dehydrogenase, with amino-acid sequence MRRAKITIVGAGNVGATCAHWCAAAELGDVVLLDIPRTEDMPRGKALDLMQASPIMGFDSNIVGTTDYADTADSDVIVVTAGLPRKPGMSRDDLLATNAKIVTSVAEEIKATSPNAVIIVVSNPLDAMVQQMFKVTGFEPAKVIGQAGVLDTARYRTFLAMELGVSVEDISALLMGGHGDTMVPIPSCTSVGGIPITQLISKERLDEIVDRTRKGGAEIVSLLKTGSAYYAPAAACAQMVEAIVKDKKRVIPVAAYCDSEYGVGGYYVGVPVVLGSGGVERIIELSLTDEETKAFQNSVDAVKSLVSTMDGLLAE
- the hisB gene encoding imidazoleglycerol-phosphate dehydratase HisB produces the protein MTSSNSNSSREVSLERKTGETEIKLSVNLDGSGAGKRNSGIGFLDHMLDLLAKHALIDLTVEAKGDLHVDDHHTAEDIGIALGTAVDEALGNRAGVRRYGHFTLPMDECLVTSAVDMGGRYAFEYNAPIAASKIGTFDSELVEHFWQSFAVNAKCNLHVLLHYGSNAHHISECVFKATARAIRMAVESDPRSDAIPSTKGVL
- the hisC gene encoding histidinol-phosphate transaminase, coding for MLYRPALSKMKPYVPGEQPPPGKFIKLNTNENPYPPPAPVVSAIQAAATGPLNRYPDPMATSFRRAAANALGLPGPEWVLAGNGSDEILTLLVRGFVGEGESLRLPYPSYILYRTLADIQGANWEQVPFNDPWELPQSFGENRDDLKLVLLPNPNSPSGTIVSKSQIAELSSSLDCPLVVDEAYADFAEDNCLDLVQSDENILVTRTLSKSYGLAGIRFGFLVAQPQVIAELTKIKDSYNCDAISIAAATAAMGCQDWLSDVIAKMNVTRERMTQRLRTLGFDVTPSHANFVWCRHPEGKHAEIHQYLKQSQILIRYMDFPDWGDGLRISVGTDEQIDACLLMIERAMQSLNFSLPARADST
- a CDS encoding ATP-binding cassette domain-containing protein, which produces MIHVQHLTKAYEDLRRGRFLAVDHISFCVQPGEIFGLLGPNGAGKTTVLRILSTVLRPSSGIATIDGYDVSHEPAEVRRRIGFVSNNTAIYDRMTAWEMVGYFGRLHGMQRDELNDRLEKLFGQLRMNEFRDVPGSKMSTGMQQKVSIARALVHDPPVLVFDEATLGLDVLVARNLLEVIRELREAGKCLIFSTHIMSEVERLCDRIAIMHRGRILDSGTLGELVDRHEEENFEELFFSLLNEHETAEANEQNEGLGSNPSPTETLATTEAVR
- the tilS gene encoding tRNA lysidine(34) synthetase TilS; the protein is MPPTNPNESSTWQSLRDAIRLTWPNRHGRSSDVATLIGCSGGADSVALVRLLAEQWAEESRAISGSDEARPIPTAPLVVAHCNHGLRGEESDADEAFVHALCDQLQLPLVVHRVREQARSAATIQASDEQTLRQIRREFFVRTAKLHGCRYVAVAHSADDQAETMLHHFIRGTGPLGLAGIAESSDLNADIVLRRPLLQVRRESLRAGLREIGQPWREDASNQLTHYTRNWIRRDVLPLVESRYPNVVEAIHRAGTLQRETNEMVRRMADQWLERYSELDDNRWTVHTERLSRSTNSDFSTAQSTNSVHWATERPIIVAASQLAWDRLGWPRGSMTMDHWQRLSMLIHADSQSISPTADSSAGQADDAANHGGHLPGGISLCVQADRLVLRSE
- a CDS encoding ABC transporter permease subunit/CPBP intramembrane protease; this translates as MSESSKQKRERAAKVNRPRLETIGLIYAREMRDQLRDRRTLFTIIVLPILLYPIVGMLLLQIAQFTQQHPISVCVIGMEHVQSAAVGDIPPLLVEKEAEEETNKPEKALPQYRFADAVSEGVQNVNVTTYQTSELQRTGDLSERSETWVRDGIYDCVVCFETPLSGVDLTQPNQQGTIGLFYNVASDQSLVARERMASILNRWRGTWVRNRLSSAGMELSVLDPFQVRDVDIAPERTREAAFWSKLLPFIMLIWAMTGAFYPAIDLVAGEKERGTLETLLCSPTLRSEIVWGKLGAVMSFSMMTAILNACSMLVTSTFVFNQIAIGPAGGSMGTPPLIPMLWLFVALVPLSALFSALALAVAAMARSSKEGQYYLMPLMMLTLPLVLLPMLPGTTLSLGTSLIPVTGMFLLVRTLVEGHMFEALTYVPTVALVTGICLWMAVQWARRQFESESVLFGDGDQWELGAWFRHLWRDRQLAATPTVAFGCGAVVLVGLFFGKLAVTEMPTTFSGIATLVLIPQLGLILGPTLLMSIMLTTSLRTSLRLSLPSWRTWPVIGVLCVMLHPLYIQLAGWISTMYPLSDQAVEAMLPFTQQIASAPWTSVILLMAFVPAICEEITFRGFIFGGLVRGGHPLRAVLVTALMFGISHGVLQQSISATFMGMLLGWIALRTGSVLPGIAIHFSNNAMSASLQRVAELDLPVMNELIQNTANGPAYHPYWTACCFIVSAACLAGIYRITQDVDSINSSDALADRVILGGNATDPSLKRLTAATQ
- a CDS encoding glycosyltransferase family 2 protein, translated to MNELNAPSDVVSDESQPQLNPPSLGVDSAVDPGYWFSDEYVARMRQTIGPDACRALSIYPLPDQFRLSVIVPVYNECSTVESVLNSLRNTGLPMQIIVVDDGSNDGSGETLEQCQNDHQVTLLRHPENRGKGAAIRTAIEAAEGDVIVIQDADSEYDPGDFRVMLQPLLAGEADVVYGTRYGHCDRQVSPWWHQAVNGFISWLASVAIGPRLSDVETCYKMASRENFLDILPKLKENRFGIEIEVTARWARKNLRFTERPIRYHHRWYDEGKKIGWRDGVAALGCIFRYGLLRR